A single genomic interval of Microbacterium sp. zg-Y1090 harbors:
- a CDS encoding ATP-binding cassette domain-containing protein has protein sequence MSLQVQDLVIELGGRRVVDGVSFEVPDSARVGLIGESGSGKSLTALAIMGLLPDAATVEGSIRWNGRELVGLPDRELAQLRGDEIGIVFQEPRTALNPIRTVGRQISESVRIHEGVTRREAKSRAVAEARRVALPDPEQIVARYPHQLSGGQRQRVAIAMALACRPRLLIADEPTTALDVTIQAEILHLLGTLVTGDGMSLVFITHDLAVLSQIASHGVVLEHGRVVESAPVSTLLTRPSSEVTRGLLRDATATLWRPGGAL, from the coding sequence GTGAGTCTGCAGGTGCAGGACCTCGTGATCGAGCTCGGCGGTCGCCGCGTGGTCGACGGCGTCTCGTTCGAGGTGCCCGACTCGGCGCGCGTCGGGCTCATCGGCGAGTCCGGCTCGGGCAAGTCCCTCACCGCCCTGGCGATCATGGGCCTGCTGCCGGATGCCGCGACGGTCGAAGGCAGCATCCGCTGGAACGGGCGCGAGCTGGTCGGCCTGCCCGACCGCGAACTCGCGCAGCTGCGCGGCGACGAGATCGGCATCGTCTTCCAGGAGCCCCGCACGGCGCTGAACCCGATCCGCACCGTGGGCCGGCAGATCTCCGAGTCGGTGCGCATCCACGAAGGCGTCACCCGGCGCGAGGCGAAGTCACGCGCGGTGGCCGAGGCCCGCCGCGTCGCCCTCCCCGATCCCGAGCAGATCGTCGCCCGCTATCCCCATCAGCTCTCGGGCGGGCAGCGACAGCGGGTGGCGATCGCGATGGCTCTCGCCTGCCGCCCGCGCCTGCTCATCGCCGACGAGCCGACCACGGCCCTGGACGTGACGATCCAGGCCGAGATCCTGCATCTGCTCGGCACCCTCGTCACCGGGGACGGCATGTCGCTGGTGTTCATCACGCACGACCTGGCGGTGCTGTCCCAGATCGCCAGCCACGGGGTCGTGCTCGAGCACGGCCGCGTGGTCGAGTCGGCACCGGTGTCGACCCTGCTCACCCGTCCGTCGTCGGAGGTGACCCGCGGGCTGCTGCGGGACGCCACCGCGACACTGTGGCGACCGGGGGGCGCGCTGTGA
- a CDS encoding ABC transporter ATP-binding protein, producing MSALLRGRGLTRRHLAPRSGLFTPRRYTTALEDADVDVAEGSALGVIGESGSGKSTLVRLLLGLDTPTAGTVDFDGRPVAASAPARSLHWLRRQTGVVFQDPYASLDPRMSVGRIVGEPLWALGIEGDRRARVREVLADVGLEPDMADRFPHEFSGGQRQRIALARAIVHRPRLLVGDEPLSALDVTVRAQILELLRELRRRDGLALVLVSHDIGVVQNLCDEVIVMKDGRIVEEGPTEKVLLTPQVAYTRRLLASIPVIDPRAGREDVAPPP from the coding sequence GTGAGCGCCCTGCTGCGCGGCCGGGGCCTCACCCGCCGCCACCTCGCGCCTCGCTCCGGCCTGTTCACCCCCCGCCGGTACACGACGGCGCTGGAGGACGCCGACGTGGATGTGGCGGAGGGCTCCGCCCTCGGTGTCATCGGCGAGTCCGGCTCCGGCAAGTCGACCCTCGTGCGGCTGCTGCTGGGCCTGGACACCCCCACCGCGGGCACCGTGGACTTCGACGGCCGGCCGGTTGCGGCATCCGCCCCCGCCCGCTCGCTGCACTGGCTGCGACGCCAGACCGGTGTCGTCTTCCAGGACCCGTACGCATCGCTCGACCCCCGCATGAGCGTGGGACGCATCGTGGGCGAGCCGCTGTGGGCGCTGGGGATCGAGGGCGACCGGCGCGCGCGGGTGCGCGAGGTCCTCGCCGATGTCGGCCTGGAGCCGGACATGGCCGACCGTTTCCCGCACGAGTTCTCGGGCGGGCAGCGCCAGCGCATCGCGCTGGCCAGGGCGATCGTGCACCGCCCGCGGCTGCTCGTGGGCGATGAGCCGCTGTCGGCGCTGGACGTCACGGTGCGCGCTCAGATCCTCGAGCTGCTGCGGGAGCTGCGCCGCCGCGACGGGCTGGCGCTCGTGCTGGTGTCGCACGACATCGGCGTGGTGCAGAATCTCTGCGACGAGGTGATCGTCATGAAGGACGGCCGCATCGTCGAGGAGGGGCCGACCGAGAAGGTCCTGCTGACGCCGCAGGTGGCGTACACCCGGCGACTGCTGGCATCCATCCCGGTCATCGACCCGCGTGCCGGGCGCGAGGATGTCGCACCTCCCCCCTAG